cactcaaagtcctctaaaaaaagaggaagggatgatgttgaaagctcagtgcacgaagggttaccagaggaagtcagtatcagtactatagatgcagagttgtttcaagatccagacaattatttcgaggatgaaaatgaggaagacacacagatagcatctacacaacagccaagtaaacatttatggaaaaaacgaagtatcttttttgacttaccttattggaaacataatcttattcggcacaatcttgatgtcatgcatatagagaagaatgtttgcgataatttacttggaacatttttaaaccttgatggaaagagcaaagataacatgaaggcacgtcttgatttaaaagaaatgggtatccgacaggaacttcatcctaaaatgcttgctaatgatagaatttatgtgcctcctgcatgttacacaatgtctgctcgagaaaaggataattttttgggagttttgaaaagtatcaaagtacccgatggatatgcatcgaatatttcacgatgtgtgcatctaaaggatcgaaaactttcaaatcttaaaagtcatgatggtcacatattgatgcaagatatttttccaatagctttaagatcgtcattgccgaaacaagttgttacaattgtacttcgattatcgtcattcttcaaggcattatgttccaaagttattgatcctcgggaacttgatcagttagaatcggatattgcaattacactttgccagatggaaaagatttttcctcctggatttttcactattatggtacatctgctcgttcacctagcttcagaagttaaagttggtggaccggtacattatagatagatgtatcctattgagaggtattattacaaaccttaaatcttttgataattttattagaaacaacagcatactgatattttaataaatatttaattcttgaaggtatcttgtgcgtcttaaagattatgtgcgaaatagagcctatcctgaAGGCTCGATTgttgaagcatatattgcggatgaatgtttgacattttgttcaagatatcttcaaggtgtagagactatttttagtcgacctcaacggcataatgactttgtggagaatgcagaactgtataagttcttaactgctggaaaattcttggaaagaggtgaaggtattgtacttgatcaaaaatccttagcacaagcacatcgttatgtgttacttcatagtgacataatatctgaccatcgcaggttagtatatttaaggaatgacatcaaaatttaaattttatattagatataatattctaaatgatatatttatattttatgcagtgaatttttaatttatcagagacgagccaatcataacattcgtcctaatgcaaggattgaacagcgatggttggtcgagttattccctatgtggctttcgaatcaggtgtgatttatatttaattattggatatattaatttttgatacatatttaatatcagataactcaactgcacttcgtcatatcattttttgttaggtatcaaagatgatggagacaaataagtcagatgaactaatagctcttgctcgaggacctaacaagattgtgaatagatataatggtttcataattaatggctttaaatttcatactagagaacgggagaaatttagaaaaacacagaatagtGGTGTtttggtggaagcggatggaaaatcctattatggtgcacttaaagatatctatgagttggattattatggaaaatttaaagtagtactgtttagatgtgattggatagacataaactcaccaagggatttgaaacaagatgcaaatggatttacacttgtaaatttttcaaggttgatacacactggtgtgttattcaaggatgacccattcattttttcatctcaagctcgtcaagtattttatgtacaagacgcaaaagataaagattggtttactgtcatcaaaacaaaacctagagacttatatgatatgggaaaccaagtggaggatgatgacgatgacacttatacacaatgtatgccctacaattttgtgccagctgatgatttaaatgctacgacgacgttggttagaacagaattcgaagaaaacactactgcttgattgttactggtaataattatttatgatgtatatattttgcattaattattatgttattttactccatatattaactgattctaccttttatttatataaatgctaggtgacatcatgcgtcgcaggggacgatatgctggtgtgcagttccagttttcacagacagaggccggtacgtcttcttcagcacagcagcctgaggccagttcagctgcacagcattctgagccctgtccttcatcatcagcacagcacgatcctcctgttcatcagccagatgatgagatacacgtgcagggtatatattgtctttcatgtaatttttttttatttcattttatgtatatttatgatatagttacttttatgtattttttgcagacggatccgggagagtacgccccagacgcggacccacagtagtacgagatgtgtggcagatgcgtgagggcgagaggattgttgtggagtgcaatcagctaggtcagccaattaagaaagctgcctgcttattgacttcatttttggggactgttgctcggaggcctcagctatgtccgttgggctatgcaaaatggaatgacatgcttccaacgtacaaagttgagctcctccgagttatagaggtaatgaattgatgttcatactgtatattaattgttaatcatttatataatttatttcatttaacttttttttttatagagcaagtttgttctccctccatccactcatgattttgtaatgaagtctctcaaccgcaaatggaaagaatattaagcacaattgaagaaggactatatgagacagggtatgacagaggaggaggttgctaggaattgtcctcctgatgtaccccctcatcagtggatggagttggttcattactggttctccgagagggcacaggtatattatctgtttattatcttttttcttaaatattttataaaaatattgatttttattatatattgtatatataacaagttctttactttattttacagacttattctgctattggtagagctgcacgagcagctcagtctgttcctcatacatcggggtcgaagagttatgcacgactccgacaggagtttgtatgttccttaaactttcataattaacttttaatttttatgttcaaatatttatataactaatatcattatgtatcgtggaccatgtctgtatcatgatactcatatatttttttaaattatcataactgtttgcttaaaattgaaattatttgtgtaggaggatgagtatgggagggaacccggacaagtggagttttaccggat
The DNA window shown above is from Elaeis guineensis isolate ETL-2024a chromosome 8, EG11, whole genome shotgun sequence and carries:
- the LOC140851195 gene encoding uncharacterized protein → MLGDIMRRRGRYAGVQFQFSQTEAGTSSSAQQPEASSAAQHSEPCPSSSAQHDPPVHQPDDEIHVQDGSGRVRPRRGPTVVRDVWQMREGERIVVECNQLGQPIKKAACLLTSFLGTVARRPQLCPLGYAKWNDMLPTYKVELLRVIESKFVLPPSTHDFVMKSLNRKWKEY